The following are encoded together in the Corticium candelabrum chromosome 1, ooCorCand1.1, whole genome shotgun sequence genome:
- the LOC134197229 gene encoding uncharacterized protein LOC134197229, with translation MSRRFSSTSKKCVSTNSSAVASAGTPSIQEIVSCTSIEKVAGWCKHEGLDDDGKESLTEVKIQLLQHRGKLLSLTTLPPPPVAVAQSVLQAFASTRKDFLQLVDEIETFAYSDDSYSWFEHLELTKNTKIWLTKEDFEKVRNECSIKPVLLIAGSTSSGKTTFVNALLGESILPTGHNDTTFTLCEVKYGETAMAVAHYRYGNGQEIQKTFDLTTRDNKQKFTKMLSKAKLDNEKFEVASTDETETDGSIDSNGQLVRLEILWPMEFLKNITLVDSPGVTDDDAEAFSAKDITEKCQENVACGYIYVLDASRSGKEAAQIPNFVAGAEVEPTAYGLVSCRVSVAPVG, from the exons ATGTCTCGGCGGTTTTCGTCAACCTCGAAAAAATGCGTTTCAACAAATTCGTCTGCTGTTGCATCAGCTGGAACACCTAGTATACAAGAAATTGTGAGTTGTACAAGCATAGAAAAAGTAGCTGGATGGTGTAAGCACGAAGGTCTTGATGATGACGGAAAAGAGAGTCTAACGGAAGTAAAGATTCAACTTCTTCAACATCGAGGGAAGTTACTGAGCTTGACTACTCTACCACCCCCT CCCGTTGCGGTCGCTCAATCGGTACTTCAAGCATTCGCTTCCACAAGAAAAGACTTCTTACAGCTAGTTGACGAGATCGAAACTTTTGCCTATTCAGATGATTCATATTCGTGGTTTGAACATCTCGAATTGACAAAAAACACGAAAATTTGGTTAACCAAGGAAGACTTTGAAAAAGTGAGAAATGAGTGCTCCATAAAGCCAGTGCTCCTAATTGCAG GTTCTACTTCTTCCGGCAAGACAACCTTTGTTAACGCTTTGCTTGGAGAATCAATCCTTCCCACAGGCCACAATGATACTACCTTTACGCTTTGTGAGGTCAAATACGGTGAGACAGCAATGGCAGTTGCTCATTACCGATATGGCAATGGCCAAGAGATTCAGAAAACCTTTGATTTAACTACTCGTGACAACAAGCAAAAGTTCACCAAAATGCTTTCTAAAGCAAAACTCGACAATGAAAAATTTGAAGTAGCATCAACTGACGAAACGGAAACGGATGGTAGCATTGACAGCAATGGTCAATTGGTGCGATTAGAAATCTTATGGCCTATGGAGTTTCTGAAA AACATTACGTTGGTTGATAGTCCAGGGGTAACAGATGACGATGCAGAAGCATTTAGTGCTAAAGATATTACGGAGAAGTGTCAGGAAAATGTTGCTTGTGGCTATATCTACGTGCTGGACGCAAGTCGATCTGGAAAAGAAGCAGCGCAG ATACCCAACTTTGTTGCAGGTGCCGAAGTTGAACCTACAGCATATGGTCTTGTTAGCTGCAGAGTCTCAGTTGCTCCTGTCGGTTAA